tcccttccaactccggacattttgtgattctatgaaatgcGACTCCTAACATACATTAAATTCTTCAATGGGTCTTTTGGGGCTTAAGCTAGTGAACCCCTAAAATCTGCATTCATTCCTTCCAGTTTTAATTAAGGCCCTTCAGAAAGGTAACCAGTATCTCAGTGATTATTAAGGTTTACTAGTCTGATTTCCTTGGCTGGCTGAGTGGCAGTGTAGTATCTTGTAACACTAAGGAGAATTTTATTAACGCAATGTAAAGAGTGACTGTTCTGCAACACAAAATTTATTGGTAAAGAACCGATTAAAAGCTGATTTAGTCACACTTCTGGTGTGTTGAATTGGTATTTTAGTTCAAGGTTTATGTAGAACTTGGAGAAATTAAAAGACTTTTTTGTTAACAGAAGTTCAGTTTAAATCATTTAAAAGGGAGGAAAGACCTCAATTTAGAAACAAATCATACAGAAATCACACAGTGTATGAAACAGGATACACGAAGAAACTCTTTCCTTTCACAAGTCTCCTGTGACACAGTCCATTGTGCATTCATGCATATCCATGTACCTGTCTGGTATACAGGAAGCAGCTGAACAGAGTGCAACTTTGTCTCTTCACAAAACCCAAAAGGTGACTGGTCGGGTGCAAAACGTCTGGGAAAAAAGTCCGAAACAACATGGAACTACAGTGAGAAATTATGATGATATACTTAGGACAAGTAAACAGCACTGGCTACAAGAGGCACAGCTCATGTTTTAACACTCAACAACAATGCACACTCCTACTACCAATGCCATTAACACACCAATGCCAAGAAGCACATGGGACAGCTGGATAGAACTCTAATGAGTTCCTGCAACTGAAATGCTCTCTCTCCGCTTGCCTGCAAAACGCATGTCAAAGTCTGACATCGCTGGAGAAATCTCGCAATTGATtttgactctttttttcctctttgttttttaGTCCACTGAGCTATATGGAACATCATGCTATCTCCAATACTCTCTTTTGCCAATTACGTGTaattcttttccctgctttgcttTGGAATTCACTGTTAGACCATGACATCAATTCCTCCTCAGATTTGGTTAGGAATTTTGATGAATTTACACCAGCTTCCTGAGGAGGGGACCTGAAGAGGCAGGTGCTGAACTTTTCTCCCTGGGATCCTGGGACAAGACAGCTAGGAAAGGCtcaaagctgtgccagaggaggttaAGACTCGACCTGAGGAAGCATTTTCTTACCAAGAACGGTGAAACACTGCCCAGGCTTCTTGGAGAGGTGGTTGATACCCTAGACCTGTCACTTTAAGAGATGTTTGTACTGTGCCCTTAATAATACGCTTTAACAGTGGCTCACCCCAGAAGCAGTCAAGCAATTGCACTAGACGATTACTGCAGATCCCTTCCAAGTGAAATATTCCAAGATACTAAAAAATGCACTTTCTTTGGAATCCCATAATTTCCCCAGTTCAAAAGAAACACCAAACCTTATAAAAGCTCCAGGAATCAAAATATCAGGAGCTTCCCttcaaaaagacaaaacacGACTccgtttggttttttttagtaaattaacccataaaagggaaaatacgTCTGTTATACCTGTAAAGCAGATACTGCACTTGGAAGTGCTTTGTGTCTTCTGTAGGTAACTCTGTCGATTCCAGTGTGACAGGTATCTCACACAGCTTACTTTCTTCCCCAAGCAGTTCCACTGGCTTCTGACATATGATGAACTCATCTAATTCGAGCTGTAAAGGATGTGTTGAAGGACTTTCATCTTTCACACCTGAGCAATGAAAATGCTATCTTAATTGTTCAAACCATTCCACGTATGGTATGACAACATCAATTTAAATACTCCAATTACAACTACCCCACTAGCATCGGCTTCCTCAAACCacaaaatcttgaaaacagCCATACTAGAAGATGGGGACAATTCCTATTTTACCCTCAACAGTCTGAATACTTCAGAGTCCAAATTTGAAGTAAATTATTCATTAGAAGGTGAGTCAAATGCAGCCGGTGCCACAAATGGTTGATCACCAAAAAATGTTGACTTTTGGCTGAAGAGGTTTTGAGAAGGCAAAGGCAGCTATCACAGAAATTTGTGTTATCTTTAACTCACATAAGTCCTAGAAAGCAAATCCTAATAACATTCAGAAAGTAACTGGAACCTTTTCACGTAGGTTTtagtaataaaaaaacctaGGGGCAGGATGCCATTATCTGAGAAAAGGCCCATCTTCACCCAGTGAATAACATTGCATTTATATTGTCCCTATCTGAAAAGCCTTATTTGCCTTTAAATTTTTTCTAGGTAGTTTCCATTTCTAAACAACCATCCTTTTGAGTTTCTTCAGTTGAAAAGAAAGGACCTTCCTAAGGTTTGTTGATGTTGATCTGATACATATATGTTTGGAAAAATAGGAATTGATAATTGATTACATATGGATTGATATCTTGCAATACACAGGAATGAAACCTCCTTGAGCACATCTGTTTCTGGGATTTCTAGAATTCTAAGGCAAGCCCCTGAATAAGATAAAGACTGAAAAAGGAGAATTTGCTTGATTATGGCAGGTTCTGAGCCTAACAGGTACAAAAGTACACAGGCATCACAGCAGAAACATTCTTAATTGTGTAAGCCAGTTACTTAGGCAGCGACACTGATAGAATCATTTTTCTGAATGCAGCACACTGAACTTCTACCACTTTAACTTGGCCCATCGTGGCACCCTAAAACAGGGACCTAATTCTGCATCTGCAGAGGCTGTATTATCCTCTAAGTGTGAAGTATGATGGTGTATTTGCTTGAAATGTTACCGCTAACTGCTGTTGGTAAAACGTTTTCATGCTATAGAATACTGAGCTGATAGTGATAGGacaatctgaaaatatttcctgaagGGCAAAGACCTTGTTTGAGACTACTTTCAGAACAACAGAAATCAATTATAAGATTCttggagatgaaaaaaaaaaaaaaaattaaattatttcagcacCTACCTCCATCCACAGCCTTTTCTGGTGCACCGACTCCGTGAGTACATTGCTCTGTCCTGTCTGCACTTTGCTGGACCAGCTCCAGTTTCAGGATTAGAACATCCAGCTCTGTTGTTATGGCTATATGTCTGGCACAAAATGCAACTTCAGCAGGAATGAGGTTATCAATGTGCAAAATTAAGGAGCGTTCAAAATCTAACACAGTCAAATTCTGATTTATGACCCGGTATTTCAAACAGAACATGACTAGTTTATTCTTGCAGCCTACAAGAAGATCTCCATTCACAGGACAACATGAAATGCACAGTGGAGGATCTGAAAGTGGCATTTCAACAACTGACATCTGTTCTTTTAAGGTTTCACTGTATGACTCTTCCATCTTGTGACCAACCATCCGAACACACACGCGAGAACTCCCTGCAGACATGCATCTCCAGTTCATATATGCTCTTAGGAaagttgctttgcttttttcttcaattGTCACCAGATAGTCTCCTTAAAAGAAAGCAGTCATACTAATACATCATGAAAAAACAGATGACAGTTTCTGAGCGCTTTACCTGCTATAGGACACTACAAAGAACACCTTCAAGTCTCAACTCTTacaaaaaattccaaaaacaGTTTTCACTAATTTTTCTCTAATTGAATACAAAGTGCAAGTTTCTTTGCTGGGTGGCACACACTTCACACACCACGAAAAACCAGGACTTACACATGTAGATCCAGAGTAACTCCTGTGTGAATCCCCTCTTTAAGTTGAGATTGCATACAAGgttccccccgccccccccccgccttCTCATATCCATTAATGAGGAAATGTTTTGTTCTCTACAGACCATGGAAAGTAATAGACCAATGGACTCACGAAGAGCTGTGGAATAGGCTCCGTGctccaaaaacaaacaagcaagccccaaaccaaaaaccaccaaacaaacaaacaagccgGGGCGGGAGCGCAGACCGCAACCGAGGCGGAGGAAGACAATGAAGCGAGATGCCGCTCCGACCCTCCCTGCAGGCCCCAGCGCTGCCGGCGCTGGGACCGACCCGCGCCTCCTTGCCCAGCCCGCTGGCCAGCTCGCTCCAGCAGGCACTCCCCACCTCCGGCTCGGAACTAGCCCAACAAAGAGGGAAGAGGCGGGTGGCACGGCCAGGCCCTCCTCCCGCGGCGGAACCCGAACGGCTTTGTTCGCCGCCCGcctcccgcagccccccgcccccggcccggccgcccctcCATTCCCTCCCGGCGGAGTCCGAGGGTCGCTCCACGCACTGGAGCCTGACGCTCGTCCGGGCCTTCCCAGCCGAGTACTCACGGACCCAGCGATCGCCGGGACTAACCTGCCGAGCTATGCGCCATGCGCAGCACCGGACCCAGCGTGGCGAAGGAGCCCAGGGCATCGCAGCGGCCCTGTTCGCGCACAGCGAACACCTCCACCCTGCAGCTGGCCGCCGTGCTCGCCACAAATAGCACGTCTTGGCCGCAGCAGAAGTGCGCCGGTTCCTGCTTGCAGGGCACTACCCGCTGCGACCCGAACGGGTGCAGGTTGTAAAGCTGCACCATGGTCCCGGAAAGTTCCGCTGCCGCAGCGGAGAGCGCACCCGCAGCCTCCCAGGGCGGCGCCCTGCACTTCCGCGCTGGAAAGAGCCGCCTCCGCGCGGCGCTGTCTGGGGGCGGGCTCGGCCGGCAGTGTGCGGCTGCCCCAGGACAGGTACCCTCGTACGAGGTTCCGTGTGGGGCCTTGGCGTGATTCCGTTGCTGGGTGAGCACCCCCGGGAATTCGCCGTCATGGCAGAGCAGCGCGGTATACTGGTGGAGCTCTCGAGTGGGAAGAGAAAGTGGAAGTGATCCTTTAAGAGTGTGAGACGGACTGAGAACGGTGgctcctgtgcagagcagcttccAGACTTGGGCACAGCTTGGAACCGCTACCGCCGGCAGGAACATGCCTAAATGCATTAGGCTGCTGAAACCTGGGTTCTTCCAGTCTCCCAGCGTCAAAAACAGAgactttttttgtatttaaatacagCAATTCTTTCTTGATAatcaccaaaagaaaaaattcacaCCTAAAACAACAAATCCCCCAAACAAAAGCCTAGttatttcacagaatattcccagttggaagggacccacaaagatcactTGAATCCAACTCTTAGCTGAATAGCCTATATGGGGATTGAAACAACCTTGGTGTTgttagcaccatgctctaatCAGCTGGGTCAGCACTTTTATACACAAACCAAGCGTCCTATGATAGAGCTGCTTCCATGTGTCTCTAAAGCTCTATTCATGTGACTATGCTAGTAAAGgatgttagatttttttttttccatgctaaTGTAGGAAGGTAGAAATTACTATGCACTTTTAAAGCAGGTAACAGATCcgctaccaaaaaaaaccagtatAATCTTTGGAACTTTATTTGGAAGcatatttgaaaacaaacagggtccagctttttttttttttttttttttggggggggtggtaAATAGATTTTTCCAGGCTTTAGTTTTCTCAGTATTCATCTCCTTCTTCAGCCTCTGCTTCTACTGAGTCTAGGCCAACTTCTTCATAATCTTTCTCAAGGGCAGCCAGGTCTTCCCGGGCCTCAGAAAATTCTCCttcctccatcccctccccaaCATACCAATGCACAAAGGCACGCTTAGTATACATGAGATCAAATTTGTGGTCAAGCCGAGCCCATGCTTCAGCAATAGCAGTTGTGTTACTCAGCATACACACAGCCCGCTGCACCTTGGCAAGATCAGCGCCTGGCACCACAGTTGGAGGCTGGTAGTTAATGCCCACcttcaagaaaacaaatgagaacTTTCGTTAGGAATGCTAAGGCTTAAAGACTCATTTCTGTTAACAATCAAAAACCACCAttattacaaataaataatatagtTATTTTGCCctttatcaaaatattttaaagggacATTACAACACTGTAGTACGTCTGTCACCTCTGAAGACTACACAATTCTAATCATTTAGATATTGAGCACTTAAAAGGTTACATACCTTGAACCCAGTTGGGCACCAATCCACAAACTGAATGGTACGTTTAGTCTTGATAGTGGCAATGGCTGCATTGACATCTTTGGGCACCACATCGCCTCTGTATAACATGCAGCATGCCATGTACTTGCCATGGCGAGGGTCACATTTGACCATCTGGTTGGCTGGTTCAAAGCAAGCATGGGTAATTTCAGCCACAGATAACTGCTCATGATATGCTTTTTCAGCGGAGATGATAGGGGCATATGTTACCAAGGGGAAATGGATTCGTGGGTATGGAACCAGGTTAGTTTGAAATTCTGTCAGATCTACATTGAGGGCTCCATCAAAACGCAGTGAGGCTGTGATGGATGAAACAATTTGCCCAATTAATCGGTTTAAATTGGTGTAAGTAGGACGGCCAATGTCCAGGTTACGTCGACATATATCGTAAATGGCTTCATTATCTACCATAAAGGCACAGTCTGAATGCTCTAATGTTGTGTGGGTAGTTAGAATTGAGTTGTAGGGTTCCACTACAGCAGTGGAAACTTGTGGTGCTGGATAAATGGCAAACTCCAGTTTAGATTTCTTGCCATAGTCAACAGACAGCCTTTCCATGAGCAGTGATGCAAAACCTGAACCAGTGCCTCCTCCAAAACTATGGAAGATGAGGAAGCCTTGCAGCCCTGTGCACAGATCAGCCTATaacaagatggaaaaaaatgggagaaaaaaagttatagATGGTTTTGGAGGAGTAAGTAATAAAACAatcatttaaaagcatttctgtcAAAAGTTTGCTTGTTTTACACTGTTgttataaaaaaaccaaaagagcgTTCTTGAAAGGTCCTGGTTTAACTGACTGAACTTTTATTTAAAGCGGGGACATAGCAGGCCAGCaaataaaaggtttattttgttttgaacaaTTAACTATGCACAAAATTCTTAACGAAAAAACAGCAAATCATCACTTTGGCCAGCTTTAGAGCTGtatcaattattttaaatactaacTTGCAGCATGAATCCTTACCAGTTTGCGAATGCGGTCTAGCACTAGATCAACAATCTCTTTTCCAATGGTATAATGGCCTCTGGCATAATTATTGGCTGCATCTTCTTTCCCAGTAATGAGCTGCTCAGGATGGAATAACTGCCTATATGTGCCTGTACGTACTTCatctacaaaaaaacccaaaataccaCATAATAAATTTGATCTGTTCAGTTCTGTGTGTGCTGCCTAGTGACTACACATGAAGCACATGTGTCAAAAGAGTGTAGACAGCATCTCTGACTACACACAGCTTGTCTGACTAGCCTAAGAAGCTGGCACAACTTCTGCCCCTTTGCTTCAGGGTACACATCAGGCACACACAAAGCAGTATTTGTTCTCAAGGAACACAGAGATTGCTCAGAAAACTACATTATGGGTACAAACATGATACCAGACAGCACTCAAACAAAACCCTGTATGTAGTGCAGCAGTCTGGAAATATGATCCAGAttgtaaaaaaattctcttgttTTCCAGAGATTGTTACCTGTAGAccattatttaatttctttcaaataacaGTAACCGCAAATGTCAAAACAGCATCCagacacacattttaaaacctGTAGTgttctaaacaaacaaacaaaaaaaagacagtagGGAATCCATAAAGGATCCtcactttttaatttaagaCCTTTAATATGGGGTACATACCAACTACGGTTGGCTCTAGGTCTACAAACACTGCTCTCGGAACATGTTTACCAGCTCCCGTCTCACTGAAGAAAGTGTTAAATGAATCATCTCCACGTCCCATAGTATTATCGCTAGGCACTTGACCATCAGGCTGGATCCCATGCTCAAGACAATACAATTCCCAACATGCATTGCCAATCTGAACACCAGCCTGGCCAACATGGATGGATATGCATTCACGCTGCAAAGTAAAAAGAGAATGATAATGAGACACGGAGCTATCTGCCTGTGGGTTGTACTTTCCTTGATCTCTCTCTGCTGCAATATTCCCTAGTTGCTCTTAAGAGATAATTTAAGAGAACAAGTTGTCTGCTGCTGGCAAGACACTATGCACCTTTGCTGACCTGCGCTGACTTTGTGAATATCCGAAGATCCTAAAGACAACGTTGTGTCTATGATCACATGGGTGAATACCAACTCGTTATCCCTTACAATGCGGCATGTATATTCCACCTTTAATATTCAGCCTAGtctctttttcaccttcttttaGTTTTTGGAAGACCTCTTTATATAATATCCTCCCAATTTCCTTGACTTGTTACCAGACCATGTACTTGGGTAACTGTTGCAAGAATCTCCCCTGCACAGGACCGTTCAGTACATTTTCCTTTATAATAAGCATACCAGTCTTTAGGCCCTAGCAATTagtacatatttttttcatacatATTCCTGAGTGAAATTGTTTTAGAGTCCCAATCAAATGTAATCTGCCCCCTTTAAGCTAGATCCTTTGATTCTAAGCAACTGTGCCATGCATGTTTAATCTCCCAATACCTCATCTGCCTTACACCTGAGATGTAAATAAGCTGCTTTTCTAGTTTACTAAGAGTGTTTCTAGAAAAAAGAAgaggtggaaaagaaaaaagcaagggTCTGGGCTgctcttttccccttccttggTAGCTTCATCAAATTCCGCAGTTTCCGCTCCCCCCCAGCAGATCCGCCCACCGCGCCCCTCAGCGCCGCCGGCCACACCCCCTCCTCTGATTGGCTACACCAAGCAAAAGGCTTCAGGCGCGCGCCGCCGTCCCTCGAGCACGCGCTGCGCCGTCTACAGCTTCACGCGTCAAGACGGCCCATAACCGGCATATAGATCCGGCCGACGGCCACCGCGCTCTGTCCCGCTATCTCCCCGCCACCCGGACAGAGGTTTCAGTTAATCGCTCGCCTGTTCGGGCGGGGGGGTGCATGCTACGAACAGACCTCCCTTGCACATATCTCGTCTTGCTAGCTATCGGCCGGTTTCTAAGCCTCGTCTCCCCTACAGTTAGCAAGCTGTCACACTAATTTCTCTCCTCTCCAACTCTTCTGCCTTAGAGCTGCCGCGGGGACTTCAGAGACTGCCTGCCAGTCCTACCGCAGGACATGAGTCATGAACTCCCCTGAAGTGCCGCAACAGAAGCAGTCCCAAACGCCCTTTCTCCCCCCACAGCCACAAGGATCCCTTCTCCCAAACGCTCTTTTCTCCCCCCGCAGCCTCAAGGATCGCGTCTCCCACCATGGTGTCTCGCTAAGGTGACGAACTCCGACTGCGCTACAATATGCCCGCCGCCGCGACCGACCAGCACCAACTGCCGACCCTTAACCGTCTCGAAGCCCTCGCCTCAGGTGCTAGCTCCCCATTGGCCATTACCCGCGCGGACGGGGCTCGAGGAAAGGTCTCTGATTGGCCGAGGGCGCTCTTCTCCCGGCGACGGGGAAGACTGCCACAAGGCAGGGGCGTGTCCAGGGGCGGGGCTTGAGCGGTCCGGGGCGGGGCGTGCGCGTGCTGGCGCTCGAGGCGGGAAACGGCCTCGAGGCTGGCGGGGGGTTCGGTGCGGGGGCCTCCAGTAAAAGTGGAGTGGTAGCACAGTGCTAAGCTGTCTTCAAATGCCAACGTGATCTGTACTACGTTTGGTGTTACAGAAGTGGTTCTTCCTGTAGTCTCTCCCGATAGTAAAAGGATAGAGATCTGCTTTCGCAAGGGAGATTTATTTGATAGAAGTACAAAACTGGGGTGGTATTGTAATTGCAGTGCCGCTCTATGAATAATGAGCACACTTTCCATTCCCTGCTTTTGACTAGGCAGATTCACTTTGGCACTTCTGGATATTGTGTGATTAACTCTTCAAACCAGCCGAGGAAGGGGGAGGAGATAGTTGCCTTTTTGCTTACATGCTCAGAATGAATTATTACTGGAAACGtcaaataaagaaatttattGCATTTGAAATGTAAGAATACTAGGGTATTCCAAGAAAATAGGTCAACATTAGTTCAAATAGGTTTAAACATTAGTGTTATTTACAGTTTTTGTAAGACAAAAAGGAGGACACCCTTATTGATTTTTCAGGATACCAAAAGACCAATTAGATATGGTCAAAACCTGTTTTAGAataattgtttattttcctgaggAACACAGGATGGAAAAGTTATTTGAAAATTGTTCAGTAGTTCTTTAGAGCTTAATAATAACTAAGTAGGACTTGAATTTCTTAACTTAAAATATAAAGCAATCTTAACTATAAATAGTGTTGCATCCATAGTATTGTTGCTACTTGAACAGCTGCCGCATGAAAATTGCTTATTCCAATTAGGCATTGTGTTGCGTGCTTATTAATCACTGAGCATTCAGTTGAGGTACTTTAAGTTGTAATTACTGTTTTTTCTAGTAGGATTAttcttaatatattttgaaatggtAGGCCAGAATTTTCTGTAGTATGGGGCAGCTTGTGTTTTTATGTACTGTAGGCTCTATCTTCATCGTGTATCAAGTGTTCTGATTGCATTTTGATCAATGGAACTGTTTTGAAACATGAGAGATCAGAATGTTTCTTGTATGGAAATCTCTGGGTTTAtgtatatttctatatttacaAAGGATAAAACTGAAGCATTACGTGAGACATTACTGAGTAAAATTAAGTTGGTTCTGAGCTCTGGTTCAGATGAGGAATGCACAATTTGCTTGAAATCATTGACTCTTCCTGTGATAACACACTGCACGTGTGTtttgtaaaatgtatttttgaagtCCTCAGAAATGAACATGTTGGTTGTTTTATGGTTAAAAGTAATTGTAATAGCTATTCAAAAGCTCTGAACTGCTATCACCAGAAGGCTGTCCAGCTATTGTTTGTTTAAATTGTGGAGAGTGTAAACCTAGCTATCATCTGGCTTGTGAAAACTTTTGGCCCGAAGTCAATCTATGGAGAGAGTAGCTGTCAAGCTGAACAGTGGTAACATccatcagtatttttaaaagcttgttCTGTACTTCTTACCTTACATTTCCCCTGGGGTAGAAGTGTGCAGAATTGTATGCCTCCGTATGGCTGGGTGCCTCTTCAAGCAGTGAACTGTGCGCTATGATGCTCGTATGTATTATTGTGCTTAAAAGAGACCAAAGCTCTGTATTGGAAGTTGACTGTTGAATTAAAATCATGTCTACACTCCTTTTTCCAAGCTGATAAACTTTGACAGTTATGGAGGGGCTTGAGAGCTGATTTGCAAGCAAAACAATGTTAGTAGAAGAAACAACAATTAATGATTTTTGAGTGTATCTATAGTAAGGAAGAAGACGAGGCCGTCTGTGATCGcaacacgcaaagcaaccacatggagacgagagatttgcagggcggagttgttcctctgagagagcccaaggctgagctaaggccgagagcccctctgcctgtttatttcttactttttatacatttgcgggtctggctgtggattggcttctggagttatcacctcccagccaaataGCCAGACCAtctgtcagttacagttgttttcaggttagaaatatgcaaacaaaggacagggaatgaaaaacaaaagatttgtttatgttacatgtgtgaaaaaaggcaaaaactactcctaatattgtacagaagctaaaaagactgactccatcttatgaacaatcaaaaggctttaaaaactcagaaaaaccagggtgacagccATCAGCATGGAAACTGATTTAAAAAGATATATAAAGAATTCTTATAGTTAGACTATGTGCATAAGTAATTGTGTATACATGCCTTATTAACTTTTCTCAAAAATTTTGCCAACTATATTGACGCCAATTGCTTTCCACTGATGAATATAAGTTATTGTGATGTAGTCAGTGACTTAGGATCACACTTTGTTAAGAGTATATAAACTGAAGAACAcgcaagaataaaaaaaatatatcagatCCCAatcacgtgtgtgtgtgtgtgtgtgtgtgtgtgtgtgtgtatcacATCTGACCTAACAGTGACAGGCAGTGAAACAGCGGTCTTGCTAAAGGGCCATCTTTATGTCCCTTCTCTGGGCTCTATTCACAAAAACCTTCTGGATGAGTATACTTGGATTGGTCTTTTGAAAACcacagtatttctttttcttgtgtgcTTCTAAGAGATacctttcctttttgtttgccCCTGTTTTTATATGGCATGGTAGTCTCACCATCTGTATCCAGTGCTGCTGTACTTACTCTTGGGAGCAGTTCTGACTCCCTCTCAGCCAGAACAGAACTGCAAAAGTTAGCACAAACCTGGGTGGTGTTCTTTATTAGGAACAAGCAGGGACAGGTGAGTCCCTGCTTGTGCAGTTAGTCAACCTGAGAAGACAGAGGTGGGAAGTGTGGTCTGTCTGGCTTCTGGACTGACATTGTTCGTTTGCCAGATACACAAAATTCTGATGCAGCTATCCCACTCTATAGAGTTTCTTAGAAATTTGAGGGAAACTAGTGAAGGAAAGAGCACTTGCAGAGGCCTTTCTCCAGTGCAGAGATTCTTAATGTGTCTGTAGCAGACGGTACCCCTACTGAACTTTCTGGTGCTTTTAACATGCAGAGAAATAAACGACATTGCTTTCATAGAGATGGGTGTGGATTCTGCTCTTTTGAACTGCCGTAAGTTTCTAAAAGAGTGAGTGAATGATTTCTGATTTCAATCAATTGCCAAGGAAGTTTTTGCAGCTTTTAGCCAAAACTCTGACATGCATCTAAAGTTGGGGAATTCACTGTTTCCACGTGATAGGTATTTGTACTAGTACTGCATCTGAACTGGGTAGTTTCCATGCCGGAATGGTTACAATGCAATTCTCTCATAGTAAATAACAAGGGAGAGTACTTTAGGTATCACCTTGAAAACGAAGGAGACCGAGAAACTGCAAACCCTCTCCCCAAAGCTTGGGTTCAAGCAGTATTCTTCCAGGCAAGGTAATGGTTTCCATTATTAATACAAATTACAGCATTAAATCATCAGTGAGAAATGAGATGTgagactgcaaacacaaaaCTGCTGAGTGAAAAGTTTGGTCTTGCCATGGTATTACAAACTTGGAAATCATTTTATCTTTCTAATGTTAACCCAAAAGCATTTACCGAAATTGGAAAAACTTCTTGGTAGTTAACAGTTTGAGAGTTAGTACTATCTTCATTTCAGTCTTCTATTGAGACTAAATT
The sequence above is drawn from the Hirundo rustica isolate bHirRus1 chromosome 10, bHirRus1.pri.v3, whole genome shotgun sequence genome and encodes:
- the LOC120757006 gene encoding tubulin alpha-3 chain-like isoform X1 translates to MRECISIHVGQAGVQIGNACWELYCLEHGIQPDGQVPSDNTMGRGDDSFNTFFSETGAGKHVPRAVFVDLEPTVVDEVRTGTYRQLFHPEQLITGKEDAANNYARGHYTIGKEIVDLVLDRIRKLADLCTGLQGFLIFHSFGGGTGSGFASLLMERLSVDYGKKSKLEFAIYPAPQVSTAVVEPYNSILTTHTTLEHSDCAFMVDNEAIYDICRRNLDIGRPTYTNLNRLIGQIVSSITASLRFDGALNVDLTEFQTNLVPYPRIHFPLVTYAPIISAEKAYHEQLSVAEITHACFEPANQMVKCDPRHGKYMACCMLYRGDVVPKDVNAAIATIKTKRTIQFVDWCPTGFKVGINYQPPTVVPGADLAKVQRAVCMLSNTTAIAEAWARLDHKFDLMYTKRAFVHWYVGEGMEEGEFSEAREDLAALEKDYEEVGLDSVEAEAEEGDEY
- the LOC120757006 gene encoding tubulin alpha-3 chain-like isoform X2; this translates as MGRGDDSFNTFFSETGAGKHVPRAVFVDLEPTVVDEVRTGTYRQLFHPEQLITGKEDAANNYARGHYTIGKEIVDLVLDRIRKLADLCTGLQGFLIFHSFGGGTGSGFASLLMERLSVDYGKKSKLEFAIYPAPQVSTAVVEPYNSILTTHTTLEHSDCAFMVDNEAIYDICRRNLDIGRPTYTNLNRLIGQIVSSITASLRFDGALNVDLTEFQTNLVPYPRIHFPLVTYAPIISAEKAYHEQLSVAEITHACFEPANQMVKCDPRHGKYMACCMLYRGDVVPKDVNAAIATIKTKRTIQFVDWCPTGFKVGINYQPPTVVPGADLAKVQRAVCMLSNTTAIAEAWARLDHKFDLMYTKRAFVHWYVGEGMEEGEFSEAREDLAALEKDYEEVGLDSVEAEAEEGDEY